CTGTGCCTGCTGGCCGGCATGGGATTCCTCGGTGACGACTACGTCGGACTGGAGCGGACGGAGACCGGGTTCGTCGGGCACAGCCTGTTCGCATCCACCTACGTCGAGCCCGAGCACCTGCGCCGCTTCCCGCAGCTCCATCCGCACGCCGTTCACGGCAGCGCGCCGGGAGAGGACAAGAGCGTGGTGCTGCTGTCGCGGTTGTTTCCGGAACGGCTGCGCGCCAGCGCATCCATCGCTGCCGTGCTGCTTCCGCAGGTGACGGGCGAGGCAGCCACCCGCATCGAGCCTGCCACGCGCGGCTATGCGCTGAGACGCGCTGCGCCGAGTTCGATCCTGCAGCTTCTGGCGCCCGAGGCCGGCAGCCTTCACCGCATCGCGTCGCTGATCGAGGCCGTGCCGTGCTTCAAGGTTCTGTTGGGGCGCGACATGGAGCACGTCGCGGCGCGAATCGATGAGCTTCTGTGCAGCCTCAAACCGGATCCGGCGGCGGAAGCGCGCGGCCGCTGAGCACCGACCACGCTCGCAGGACGGCACGCTTGCCCATGCGGCGCAGCACCGCCGAGACCGAATCGTAGCCCCAGTACTCGGCCATGTAGGCCAGGAAACCGGTTGGCGTCGCCCGGCGGCCGCGCGCTCGCGCATCGGCCGCGTACTGGAACGCGAAGATCGGCAGACCGCCGAGCACCGTATACGTGCTGCGCCGGCACCCGAGCCGGTACTCTAGGCGATCGGCGCCGGCCACCGGCAAAGCCGCGAGGGTTTCGCGCACGGCCACGGGAACGGCGATGCCGACCACGTCGGCGAGATAGTCGAGGCCGTCACGCGCGGGCGCCACGAAACGCAGGCGCTGCGCTTCGGCAACGAAGACCTCCCACTCCACGGCCTCGGAGGTGCTCTTGGCGATCGCCGCGGCATCGCTCGCCCACCGCAGCGTGGCCTGCGGAGACCAGTGCAGGCCGTGCACGATCACGTGCAGCAGCTCGTCGGCCGCCGACATCACGCGTGCCGGCACTCCGCACAGCTCGACTGGCCGGCTGCGGCTCCACAGCTCGTCGCCGGTGCCGTTGCCGCCGATCTCCTCTCGCCGCTGCGGATACAGCCTCCAGTGCAGGTCGATGTGGCGGCCGCGCGCGTCGGCGAAGTCTTCGGCGTGGATCAGCTCGATGCGGCGGGCCGAGAGCGGCGTCTTCGGCGCGAACCCGAGCTCCAGCAGCGTGGCCACCGCCTGTTCGGCGTTGCGCGGAGAGACCAGCACGTCGACGTCCCCCATCGGACGCACGCCCGGCTGTTCGTAGTGGCGCAGCGACAACGCCACGCCCTTGAGCAGAATCGTCTCGATGCCTCGCTCGCGCAGTGCGGCAACGACCGGGGCCAGGCCGCGGAAAAGGATCTCGTTGGCCACGGTGGCCTTTCGGCGCTGCGCGCGCGCGTAGGCCAGGTCTTCTTCGGCCACGCCGGCGCGGCGCAGGTTGACGTCGATCAGGGGAAGCAGGCGCAGCTCGCCCACTTCACGCGTCGACCGTGCGTGCTCGCGGCAGCGCTGCCATGCCGGCAGCGCACGCGCCGGCTCGGCCAGCGCCGCCAGCAACAGATCCTGCTGTGCCGGCGTGGGCCAGCAGCTGCGTTCAGGCACGAACGTCCCGGGGACGGCGCGGCAGCCCGACGACGGCGGCGGGAGCGCCGCGCACCGGCACGGGCAGCTCGCGAACCTGCGGCCTGCCCTGCTCGCGCGCTTCGGCCAGCGGGCGAAGCTCGTAGATGCGGTCGCACGAAGACAGCACCTCGCGATCGTGCGTGATCAGCAGCACCGCGGGACGCGGCTGCAGCGCGGCGAGGTTGGCCAGCAGACCGGCCACCGCATCGGCGTCGAGGTGATTGGTCGGCTCGTCCAGCACCAGCAGCGAAGGCCGATGGACCAGAGCGCGCGCCAGAGCCAGGCGCTGGCGCTCTCCTCCGGAGATGCGGTGCGACTCCTCGCCGAGATCCGTCTCGTAGCCGCGCGGCAGCGAGGCGATGACGCGATCGGCCGTGGCCACGCGCGCCGCTTCCTCGATGTCGACCTGGGTGGCATAGGGACGGCCGAAGGCCAGGCACTCGCGCAGGTTGGTGGCCGGAAGCTGCGGCTCCTGCGGCACCACGCCGATGTGGCGCCGCAGCGCACGCGTATCGAGCGTGTCCATCGGATGGTCGTCCGCCAGCACCCTGCCCTGCTCGGGCGCCAGCAGCCCGAGCACGACGCCCGCCACCGTGCTCTTGCCCGCGCCGTTGGGTCCCAGCACGGCGGTGGTCTTGCCGGATTCGACGACCAGGCTGACGCCCTCGAGCACCGGGACGCCTTCGTAGGAATACGAGACGTCCTCCAGCCGCACGTTGCCGCGGAAGTCGATGCACGTGCTTCCGCGATACGGCGACTCCTCGTCCAGCTCGAGGAACGCCACCACGCCTCGCAGCGAGGCGGCGCCTTCGATGGCGATGGGCGCGCACTGCATGACGGCGGTGACGTAGTTCTTGAGCAGCATCAGGCCGACGTAGAACGACACCAGCGTGCCCAGCGGCATGCTACTCTGCGCGACGGCGGCGCCGCCGACCAGCAGCACGACCGCGCTGACGGCATGGACGACGGTGTTCTGCAGGACGCCGTAGGCCAGACCGGAGGCGGCCACGCGCTGGCGCTGGAGCCGGGTCTGTGCAGCCAGCTCACGATGGATTGCCGTCTCGTGCTCTTCGACCGCCTCGGCGCGGATCACCGGCAGCCGCCGCAGCGCGCCGGTGAAACGGTGGTTGAGAGCGGCCACGGCGCGCCGGTAGTCGGCCACGCGTCGTGCGACCTCGCGTCCCACGGTGCGATCGATGAGGACCAGCAGCGGCCCCGTCAGCAGCATCACGCCGAGCAGCACCGGCTCGATCCACAGCAGCGCCAACGCCAGCACGGCGCTGATGATCAGCGACGGCAGGCCGGTGGCCAGCCCGGCAACGCTCATCGCGTCGATCTTCTCGGCGTCCTGCACCAGCGAGCTCTCGATGATGGCGCGGTCCGCGCGCGCCCACGCCGTCGTGGAGAGCCGAAAGACCTTCTCGACGATGTCGCGGCGCAGCGTCTCGGTGGCCGTGGCGGTCGCGCCGATCAGAAGCGCGCGGCCGATGTAGGTCATGGCGGCGTTGACGAAGTAGAGCGCGACGATGCCGGCTCCGAAGCCGAAGGCGATCCGCGTGTCCGGCGCGGCCCCGTCGAGGCGCTCGAACAGGACCTTGACGGCCAGCGGTATGGCCAGAAGCGTCAGCGTCTGGCCGACCAGCGCCAGCATCGCCAGCGACAACCGTCCGAGGCTGCCGCGGTGCAGCCCCAGATAGTAGCGCCATGCCTGGATGTGCGCGCCGCGCAGGTTCACGCCCAGCCTCTTCATCACCTGCAGCTTCGCGAAAAACATGGACGGGTACAACGGCCGGCAGCGAAGAAATGTCGGCGGAGCGTCCGAAGCGTGCTCAGCGGCCGCTGGTGAAGCCGAAGAGGTGGCCGGCAATGCGCCGGATCTGGATTTCCTCGGAGCCCTCGGTGATGCGATAGCGGCGGTGATGCCGGTAGATGTGCTCGAAGGGCTTGTGCCGCGAGTAGCCTACTCCCCCATGCACCTGCATCGCCTGATCGGCGGCCTCGCACACGAGCCGGTTGGCGCGATAGTTGGCCATCGACACCATGGCGCTGACTTCCATGTGATGCCCGCGGTCGAGCTGCCAGGCGGTCTTGTAGACAAGGCCGCGCACCATCTCGGCCTCGGTCTGCAGCTCGACGAGCGGAAACTGGATGGCCTGGTTGACCGCCAGCGCCTTGCCCCAGGTCTTGCGCTTGCGCGAATACTCCACCGACTCATCGATGCAGTATTGCGCGGCTCCCAGGCTGGAGGCCGCCTGCCGGATGCGGTTCTCGTGCACGAAGTGCTGCGCGAGCACCATGCCTTCTCCTTCCACGTGAACGATGGCGGAGGCCGGAACACGCACGTTCTCCAGCCGCACCTCGGCGTGGTCGGAGGGCATGTTGAACGTCCACCACATGAACTCGACATGGAAGCCGGGGGCGTCGGTGGGAACGAGGAAGCAGGTGATGCCGCGGGGCTCGCCCGCCTTGCCCCCGGTGCGCGCGAAGATCAGGTCGTGCGTGGCGTTGTGGAGGCCCGTGTTGAAGCGCTTGGCGCCGTCGATGATCCAGTCGTCGCCGTCACGGCGGGCGGTCGTCTCGAGCCACGTGGCATCGGAGCCATGATCGGGCTCGGTCAGGCCGAAGGCGACGCGCTTCCGTCCCGTGATCATGTCCTCGAGGAACTCGCGCTTCTGCTCGTCCGTTCCGAATTCGGCGAACATGTGCACGACCGGGAAGTTGCCGACGATGGAGCTCTCGTTCTGAAGATCGTTGTGCAGCCCCAGCCCCTTGGCGGCCAGGTGCTCGCGGATGATGGCCATGCCGAGGTTGGATCCATCCTGGCCGCCGAGCTCACGCGGCAGCGAATAGCGCAGGTGTCCGGCGGCATCGGCGCGCCGACGCATCTCGCCCAGCAGCTCTTCCCACTCGCGTCGCGGCTGTCCGTCGTTCTCCCAATCGGTGCGCGCCCACTCGCGCCGGTGATCGAAGAACTGCATGTTGTCGGACTCGAGCGGCTTGATCTCGCGCTCGATGAAGTCGTCAAGCTCCGCGAGCTTGCGGCGGATGTCGGCCGGAATGTCGAAGTCCACGCGATGCCTCCTGCAGGGCGGTCGGGTGCTGCATAGCCCAGAGGCGGGAGCGTACAAGCGCCGCAGCCGCGCCGGGCGGAGCAGCGGCGAGGCATATCGCAGGGCTTGCCGGCGCTACGGCAGGATCGCTGCCGATTTGGGCGAATATGGCGCGCGATTTGCTGTCCTTCCTGAGGACCGCGGGGCGCAGGGACGAAGCGCATTCGGCCGCTGTGTCGTCCGCCTCGCAACAAGGGAGTCATGCGCCGCATCCGTGCAATCGTCGCCGCCATCGTCTTCGCGCTGACGGCCTCCTTCGGCATCACGTCGGCCGACCAGTTCCTGCAGATGCGCGCGGAGCTGGCCGGAGGGCCGACGCAGACATACTCGACGGCGGCGCTCTTCGACGATCTGGTGTCCCCTTCGGAGCAGACGGCGGCCGCAACGTGGAACGTTTCGCCGCCGACGGGCCTGCGGCCGTGCTGCGCGCTCGGCCACAACCTCGGAGTCGCCGTCGGGCCCGTCCCCGTTCCCATCGTCCGCCTCGACAACGTCATCCATCCCAATGCGCTTGGCCGCCACCGCTACAACAGCAACCTCATCAATCTTGCCATCGATCGACGCACCGGGCTCGGCCTGCGCGAGCAGAACGGAATCCTGTACACGTGCGGCGGCGGCGTCATCGATACCGCGCACATCCGCGATTATGCGGACCTGACGGTCTATCTGTACTCGGTCCTGGAGCCGCGTCTCGGGCGGCCGCAGACGATCGAGCTTCCCGACCAGGCCGGACGCCGCTTCGTTCAACTGCACGAGATCGCGCCCGAGCTGCTGGAGCGGGTCGGGCGTCGGACGCTGGCCCTGGAGCTGGCCGGATGGATCTCGTTCCAGCTCTCGATCTGGCATGAGACGGCGAGCTGGTACGGCTGGTCCAGCGTGCCGCTGTTTCCCGAGACCGTCTCCGCCTTCTCTCCCGAGGACCTCTACACCAACGTTCTCGGCATCCGTCTGGCGTTCGCGTTGATCCGCGCGGGCCGTACGGCGACGCAGCAGGACTACGAGCGCGCCATGGATGAAAGCATGCCGCGGCTGCTCGCGCGGCTCGGCGCCATGCCGGCGGCGTTGTCGCGATCGGTCCTGTCCGCGATCGATGGCGTCTGGTGGACGTCCACCGAACGGCTGCCACACCGGGAGGTCGTGCAGCTACGGAGCTTCGATACAGGCCCGCACATGGTGCCGCTGCGCGTGCCGCGGCAGCGCCTGCACGAGACGCTCGGCGAATACGCGGCCGACTACTGCGCGGCGTGGCAGGATCGGCCGGTCGTGCTCGAGGTGCCGACGCGCGCCGGCGACGTTTCTCTTTCGGAGCTGGCGACCGTCGAGATCGAGCCGATGCGCGATCTTGCCGACGACATCGCGGCCATCACGGGGACCGCGCGCATCACGCACGACGACCTGCCGCGGATCGTCGAGAACATCGCCGCCGCCGATCGGCAGCGGACCTATTCGCGCAGCACCGCCCACTCGGTCGGCTGGATCGCGAAGACCTGGCCGCGCATGGCCTGGCCGTCGTCGCGCCTGCGGCGGTTCTCGATGGCACGCTCGCGGTAGATCGCCAGCGCGGCGCGGTCGTCGGCGCCGTTGATGCTCTCGCCCAGGTGCTCGCTGAACAGCTCGCGGCGCAGCTCGCGCGTTACCTGCTGGTCCCAGAACGTCACGTTCATCTCGGTGTCGCCGCGGAAGGACCGGAACATGGCGTTGGCCGAGCCGATGGTCGTCCATTCATCGTCGATGAGCGCGATCTTGGCGTGGACGTAGATGTCTTCGTAGCCGCCGCCGGGCCGATTGGAGCCCAGCCCGGCGAGCAGGAAGTTGTCGTACTGCGCCAGCGCATCGATCATGTCGAAGACCGGCTTGACACGCGGGTGCGTGCGCACCCGGCAGATCTCGGGCATGGCCAGCGCCGGCACGAGCACGGTGACATCGACTCCGCGCTGCAGCGCGGCCTCCAGACGCTCGATCAGGAAGGGACAGAGCAGGATCTGGTTCTCGAGATAGATCGTGCGCTCGGCCGCGTCGACGGCCGCGAGGTACTGCTCGACGATGCTGAACTCGCCCTCGGCGATCGGGAACGGCCTTGCGCCCGGCGCCGGCGCGTCCAGCCGATAAAGATCGGACTGGATCGTACGCGCGACCTGCACCAGCGTGGGCCCGCACGCGCCGGCGGTCCGCTCGGGAAAGGGCAGGTCGTCGGCCAGCTCGAGAACCGGGAAGCTGCCGTACTGCGTCTCGCGCTCGCTGGCCTCGTTCCAGCGCTGCACGAAGTTGTGGTGGACGTCGGCGGCCGCCGGGCCTCGCAGTTCGACGTAGGCATCATGGATGCTGGCGCCCGCCGCGGCCTCGCCGCCGGGATGTCCGGGGGAGACGACCGAGCACACGTCCAGATTGATGCCGCCGACGAACACGACCTCGCGCTCGGTGCCGGCGTCCACCAGCCAGCTCTTCTGGTGGTGGCAGTAGCCTTCGACGCGGTCCCAGCGCGCCAGGACGTGCGGCGCGCGCGCCGCCATCGATCGGTAGCTGGCCTCGCCGGCCGGAAAATGGGCGCTGCCGACGATCATCGTCTCGATCTCGGGCTCGCTCCAGAACAGCACGCGTACGTCGATTCCCTCGCGTGCACGCCGCTCCAGGACCTCGAAAAAGCCGCCGGCCCCGTCGGGCAGCGCGAAGTCTTCGTCCAGGAAGGCCACCGTCACCCACACACTGCGGCGCGCGGCGGCGACGGCCTCGCAGATTGCGCGAAACGCCGGGACGCCGTCGACGAGCGGCCGCACGCGGTTGCCGCCTCGCAGCGGGTAGCAAGCCTGCATGGCCGACGGGATTCGCGGAACGGGAATCATGCGGCAATTGTTACGCGGACATCGAAATGTGCACAATGGTCCGAATGCACCGCCATCGGATTCTTCCTGCCGCCATCGCTGCCGCGCTCGTGTCGTGCACCACCGGCCTCGCCCGCTCCCAGAGCGTGGACCTGGCCAGGGTCGAGATGGTCGACCTGACGCATGCGTTCAACACTTCGACCATCTACTGGCCCACGGCCCCGAGCGGCTTCACGTTTATGCACCTCTCGCACGGGCATACGCCCGGGGGGTACTTCTATTCCGCGGGCGCATTCAACGCGCCGGAGCACGGCGGCACGCATCTGGACGCGCCGATCCATTTTTTCGAGAACGGACAGGCCGTCGAGCAGATTCCGCTCGAACGGCTGATGGGGCCGGCCGTGGTGGTGGATGTCCGGGCCTCGGCGGCGGGCAATCCGGACTACGAGGTCGGCGTCGTCGACATCACCAGCCACAGCGCGGTCAACGGGCCCATCGCCAAGGGGACGATCGTTCTCATCCGAACCGGCTGGGCATCGCGGTGGGGCGACCGCCGCGCCTACCTCGGCGACGATACGCCTGGCGACGCCAGCAGCCTGCACTTTCCGGGGCTGAGCGCGGAGGCCGCCCGTTATCTCGCCGACAAGGGAGTGGCCGCCGTCGGCATAGACACGGCATCGCTGGATCCGGGCCGCTCCACCGACTTCCAGGCGCACCGCGTGCTGGCCAGGGCGGGCGTGCCGGGCTTCGAGAACCTCAACATACCCGAGACGCTGCCGGCCAAGGGCATCACGGTGCTGGCCCTGCCGATGAAGATCGAGGGCGGGTCGGGCGCGCCGCTGCGCGCAGTGGCGCTGGTGCCCCGGCGCTAGGCCGACTGCTGCATGGCGCGCAGCTCGTCGGCCGTATGCGAACGGCCGTCGGGGCTCCAGCCGGGCGGTTGCAGGATGTAGCCGAGGGCTTCGCGGAAGTTGGACGCGCCGCGTACGTCGGCGGCCAGCGCCTTCCATTCGTGAAACGCGATCTCCACCAGATCGAACGTCTCGATGTTCCTGGTCAACCCGTAGGTGACCGGAGCCGCCTCCGGCTCGAACGTTCCGAACAGCCGGTCCCACACGATCAGCATGCCGCCGTGATTGCGATCGAGATACTCCAGATTGGTGCCGTGATGGACGCGGTGATGCGACGGCGTGTTCAGCAGCCACTCGAGCGGCCCGAGCTTCCCGATCGTCTCGGTGTGGATCCAGTACTGGTAGAGCGTGTTGACCGCCTGCACGGTGAGCACCAGCATCGGATCGAAGCCGATCAACGCCATGGGCCAGAAGAACGGCATGTACGTCAGCGGCGTCGTCCACGACTGGCGCAGCGCCGTCGAGAGGTTGTAGTGGCGGCTGGAGTGATGGTTGACGTGCGCCGCCCACAAGAAGCGCACCTCGTGGCTGAGGCGATGGAACCAGTAGTAGCAGAAGTCGCCCACCAGCAGCGCCAGCACCCAGGTCGCGGCGCTGGACGAGTCGAGCTGCAGCGGCGCGAGGGCCGCGAACAGCTGCAGCGTGGCCAGCGACACGCCCTTCATGAACAGGTTGATGAGAACGTTTCCCACGCCCATCCCCAGGCTGGCGGCCGTGTCGCGCCTCTCGTAGCCGCGCAGGGCCGCGCCCTCGTGCAGCTTCATGCGCGCGATCAAGACGCTCTCAGCGAGCATGGTGACCAGGAAGAAGGGAACGGCGTAGATCGTCGGATCGCTCACGACGGCTTCTCCTTTTTCGGCGAGCGGGACCGCGGCCGCGCGGGAAGCGGCGTCTCGCGCAACGGCCGCGGCGGCATGCCAGCCGGCGCGGCCGCGGCATCGGCGACGGCCTGCGTGGCCATGGCTTCGAGAGCCGGCACAAGCTCCGGCGACATGCCTTCGTCGCCGTAGAGGCAGCGGGCCAGCGCCATGCCGAGCATGGCCTGCAGCAGCAGCTCGAGCGTCACGTGGAATCGCGCGTCAGAGGCCGCGTGCGGAAAGTACTCGGCGGCGAGCGTGCGAACGTTCTGCGCGTGCGCTGCCGCCACCGGCAGCAGCACCGCACGCAGCTCCTCGTCGGTGCGCGCGGCTGCATAGAGGTCGAGGATGGCCTGGTGGCGCCGCTGTCCGTACATCGACCACAGCAGCGACACCGCCGCAGCGGGAGTGCGCTGGGCTCGATCGAGCGCGGCGAAGGCCGCGCGGTAATCGTCGGTCAGGCCGGCGAAGACATGCTCGACTGCAGCAGCCACGAGGGCGGCCCGGCTGCGGTAGTGGTGGAGCTGCGCGCCGCGCGAGACGCCGGCCCGCTCGGCAACCATCGTCGTCGTCAGCGCGCCATAGCCGTGCTCGACGAGGCAGTCGACGGCCGCGTCGAGCAGCAGGCGCTGCGTCGAGGCGCTTCTCTCCTCCTGCGATCGGCGGCCTCGGCCGACGGTGGCGGCTGGCATTGCCGGACCGTACGCTCCGACAAACAAACAGTCAAGCCTGCTTGTAACTGACGCAACCCCCCCGGACGAATGCGTCTTTGTGCCGGGCGGCTTAGGGCGTACCATCGCCACGTCGGGCCCAGGCCGACTCCGCAAAAACCAGCAGATGCCAACGCGATGACCGATACGGCCTCGGCGTCTGCGACAGGAGCTCACGAATGAGGAAGCATCTTCGACACCTCGCGACCGGAAGCGTGGCTTTGGCATTGCTCGTCCTTCTGCCCGGCTGCAAGGACAATCACCGGCCGCCCGACTTCGTGCGTCTCTTCTTCGGCACGACCTCGACGGGCACCTGCGACAGCCTGACGATCGAGGTCGACCTGGAAGCGGCCAATTCCTTCCTCGTCATGGATCTCGGCAGCAATCCGGACTGCTCGCTGGCCGCGGCGCTCGAGGCCAGCGGCTGCGATCTCGACGTGATCGTCGAAGGCGACATCTTCCGCGCCACCATCACCGGCTGCACCATCCCTGCCTTCGTCAGCGCCTTCGAATGCTTCTTCGTCAGCGCCGACCTCTCCCAGATCAACGCGGCTGCCACTGCGCAGTGCGTCTGCACCAATCCTGGATGCAATGAGACACCGCCGGTCTGCATCAGCGACGAGCCAGGCGCGGGCACGTGCGAGGACTGCGACAACGGCGTCGACGACGACGAAGACGGCGCCGTCGACTGCGACGACAGCCAGTGCGCCGGCTCACCGCAATGCGACGGCACCACGACGACCTCCTCGCCGGACACGACCAACACGACCGGCACCACCGACACGACCAATACGACCCACACCACCGGCACGACCAACACCACCGGCACGACCAACACCACGGGCCAGCCGGGCCAGGAGTGCCGAATCGTGTTCCACCTGCCCGACGCGGAGGACGTGGGGTCACTGCAGTGGGACACCAACTACTCCGAAGCCAACGGCGGCTTCGCCGGCGCCGGTCCCAACGTGGATTGCTCCTCGCTGGTGGAGGGCTCCATCGCCAGTTTCAACGACAATGACGAGGGCCAGGTGCTGTCGGGCGGGATCATCAGCCTGGAAGGCTTCACCGGACCTCTCGACATCGCCGAGTGCACTTTCGAGTCCTCGGAAACGCCGGTGGCCGCCGACTTCACCATCACGGTCACCGACGCCAGCGATCCCGACCTCAACCCGATCGACGTGGACGTCGTCATCGGCAGCATCGAGTGCGACGCCGGCCCCACCACGACGATCGACGGGCCGACGACAACCATCGGTGGGCCGACCACGACCCTGGGCGGTGAGACCATCCCCATCACGTTCCGTCTGGCCAGTGCCAGCAGCGAGGAGGTCGGCGCCGTGCAGTTCAGCGTCGACTACTCGGGCGCGCCCG
The sequence above is drawn from the Candidatus Limnocylindrales bacterium genome and encodes:
- a CDS encoding nucleotidyltransferase family protein, whose amino-acid sequence is MPERSCWPTPAQQDLLLAALAEPARALPAWQRCREHARSTREVGELRLLPLIDVNLRRAGVAEEDLAYARAQRRKATVANEILFRGLAPVVAALRERGIETILLKGVALSLRHYEQPGVRPMGDVDVLVSPRNAEQAVATLLELGFAPKTPLSARRIELIHAEDFADARGRHIDLHWRLYPQRREEIGGNGTGDELWSRSRPVELCGVPARVMSAADELLHVIVHGLHWSPQATLRWASDAAAIAKSTSEAVEWEVFVAEAQRLRFVAPARDGLDYLADVVGIAVPVAVRETLAALPVAGADRLEYRLGCRRSTYTVLGGLPIFAFQYAADARARGRRATPTGFLAYMAEYWGYDSVSAVLRRMGKRAVLRAWSVLSGRALPPPDPV
- a CDS encoding ABC transporter ATP-binding protein is translated as MFFAKLQVMKRLGVNLRGAHIQAWRYYLGLHRGSLGRLSLAMLALVGQTLTLLAIPLAVKVLFERLDGAAPDTRIAFGFGAGIVALYFVNAAMTYIGRALLIGATATATETLRRDIVEKVFRLSTTAWARADRAIIESSLVQDAEKIDAMSVAGLATGLPSLIISAVLALALLWIEPVLLGVMLLTGPLLVLIDRTVGREVARRVADYRRAVAALNHRFTGALRRLPVIRAEAVEEHETAIHRELAAQTRLQRQRVAASGLAYGVLQNTVVHAVSAVVLLVGGAAVAQSSMPLGTLVSFYVGLMLLKNYVTAVMQCAPIAIEGAASLRGVVAFLELDEESPYRGSTCIDFRGNVRLEDVSYSYEGVPVLEGVSLVVESGKTTAVLGPNGAGKSTVAGVVLGLLAPEQGRVLADDHPMDTLDTRALRRHIGVVPQEPQLPATNLRECLAFGRPYATQVDIEEAARVATADRVIASLPRGYETDLGEESHRISGGERQRLALARALVHRPSLLVLDEPTNHLDADAVAGLLANLAALQPRPAVLLITHDREVLSSCDRIYELRPLAEAREQGRPQVRELPVPVRGAPAAVVGLPRRPRDVRA
- a CDS encoding acyl-CoA dehydrogenase family protein — encoded protein: MDFDIPADIRRKLAELDDFIEREIKPLESDNMQFFDHRREWARTDWENDGQPRREWEELLGEMRRRADAAGHLRYSLPRELGGQDGSNLGMAIIREHLAAKGLGLHNDLQNESSIVGNFPVVHMFAEFGTDEQKREFLEDMITGRKRVAFGLTEPDHGSDATWLETTARRDGDDWIIDGAKRFNTGLHNATHDLIFARTGGKAGEPRGITCFLVPTDAPGFHVEFMWWTFNMPSDHAEVRLENVRVPASAIVHVEGEGMVLAQHFVHENRIRQAASSLGAAQYCIDESVEYSRKRKTWGKALAVNQAIQFPLVELQTEAEMVRGLVYKTAWQLDRGHHMEVSAMVSMANYRANRLVCEAADQAMQVHGGVGYSRHKPFEHIYRHHRRYRITEGSEEIQIRRIAGHLFGFTSGR
- a CDS encoding DUF4056 domain-containing protein, whose product is MRRIRAIVAAIVFALTASFGITSADQFLQMRAELAGGPTQTYSTAALFDDLVSPSEQTAAATWNVSPPTGLRPCCALGHNLGVAVGPVPVPIVRLDNVIHPNALGRHRYNSNLINLAIDRRTGLGLREQNGILYTCGGGVIDTAHIRDYADLTVYLYSVLEPRLGRPQTIELPDQAGRRFVQLHEIAPELLERVGRRTLALELAGWISFQLSIWHETASWYGWSSVPLFPETVSAFSPEDLYTNVLGIRLAFALIRAGRTATQQDYERAMDESMPRLLARLGAMPAALSRSVLSAIDGVWWTSTERLPHREVVQLRSFDTGPHMVPLRVPRQRLHETLGEYAADYCAAWQDRPVVLEVPTRAGDVSLSELATVEIEPMRDLADDIAAITGTARITHDDLPRIVENIAAADRQRTYSRSTAHSVGWIAKTWPRMAWPSSRLRRFSMARSR
- a CDS encoding phospholipase D-like domain-containing protein; translated protein: MIPVPRIPSAMQACYPLRGGNRVRPLVDGVPAFRAICEAVAAARRSVWVTVAFLDEDFALPDGAGGFFEVLERRAREGIDVRVLFWSEPEIETMIVGSAHFPAGEASYRSMAARAPHVLARWDRVEGYCHHQKSWLVDAGTEREVVFVGGINLDVCSVVSPGHPGGEAAAGASIHDAYVELRGPAAADVHHNFVQRWNEASERETQYGSFPVLELADDLPFPERTAGACGPTLVQVARTIQSDLYRLDAPAPGARPFPIAEGEFSIVEQYLAAVDAAERTIYLENQILLCPFLIERLEAALQRGVDVTVLVPALAMPEICRVRTHPRVKPVFDMIDALAQYDNFLLAGLGSNRPGGGYEDIYVHAKIALIDDEWTTIGSANAMFRSFRGDTEMNVTFWDQQVTRELRRELFSEHLGESINGADDRAALAIYRERAIENRRRRDDGQAMRGQVFAIQPTEWAVLRE
- a CDS encoding cyclase family protein; translation: MHRHRILPAAIAAALVSCTTGLARSQSVDLARVEMVDLTHAFNTSTIYWPTAPSGFTFMHLSHGHTPGGYFYSAGAFNAPEHGGTHLDAPIHFFENGQAVEQIPLERLMGPAVVVDVRASAAGNPDYEVGVVDITSHSAVNGPIAKGTIVLIRTGWASRWGDRRAYLGDDTPGDASSLHFPGLSAEAARYLADKGVAAVGIDTASLDPGRSTDFQAHRVLARAGVPGFENLNIPETLPAKGITVLALPMKIEGGSGAPLRAVALVPRR
- a CDS encoding sterol desaturase family protein encodes the protein MSDPTIYAVPFFLVTMLAESVLIARMKLHEGAALRGYERRDTAASLGMGVGNVLINLFMKGVSLATLQLFAALAPLQLDSSSAATWVLALLVGDFCYYWFHRLSHEVRFLWAAHVNHHSSRHYNLSTALRQSWTTPLTYMPFFWPMALIGFDPMLVLTVQAVNTLYQYWIHTETIGKLGPLEWLLNTPSHHRVHHGTNLEYLDRNHGGMLIVWDRLFGTFEPEAAPVTYGLTRNIETFDLVEIAFHEWKALAADVRGASNFREALGYILQPPGWSPDGRSHTADELRAMQQSA
- a CDS encoding TetR/AcrR family transcriptional regulator, encoding MPAATVGRGRRSQEERSASTQRLLLDAAVDCLVEHGYGALTTTMVAERAGVSRGAQLHHYRSRAALVAAAVEHVFAGLTDDYRAAFAALDRAQRTPAAAVSLLWSMYGQRRHQAILDLYAAARTDEELRAVLLPVAAAHAQNVRTLAAEYFPHAASDARFHVTLELLLQAMLGMALARCLYGDEGMSPELVPALEAMATQAVADAAAAPAGMPPRPLRETPLPARPRSRSPKKEKPS